TAAAACTGGGCATATATAATAACAATGATTTACGGAATCATTCTGATGTTTTAATCTGAAAGAGTATCAATGGATTTTTAATAGCAAATATGGCTATAATTAGTAGCTCCATTCTATAAGACTTGAAGGTAGGATTTCTCTTCTGCTTTAATGGGAAGGATTATAAGTTAGAGCTCAACCTACTTTCCTGTTGCCCCGGGAAATGACCGCATACATTAGATATGAAATCTGATTCATCAATTATATATTTTTAATATTTATAAAATTATTTAAGCGAAGTAATAGCGGCGAAAACCATTCTGAAATCTATAAAATTGATCTTGGTGTTTTGAAGTTACTGTGTTCGTGATATGATTTTTCACATATCAAACAGCTTAAGTGTTAGATAAGATTATGTAGTTTCTGTATTATGTATTTTATGGCAAAAACCTCATAATATATTTATGTTTTATTCTGTTGAAAATAAGCAGGGGATTATTCGTCCCTCTCAAGGGATATATCTTTTATGTTCACATAAATGAGTTAATGTGAGGAAAATAGAACACTTAAGTGTCCTTGTTTTTATGTGAAAACATCAGAATTTTTCCAGATTCCTTTCTTTTTCCCGCTCTATGTTATCAAAAGTTTATACTATATTATCTAATAGAGATTATACGTTTTGATAGAGTATTTCTTAATGTTTACTTTAAAGCAATGATTGTTCAACCAAGCAAGACCAATTTGTAAAGGGATTAACCAACCCTATTTACTGAATAACTTTTCTTGCGCATATTAAAATTGTATTTATTCCCGTTCTGTTCAATTCGGGAAATGATATTCCTCAAGCATACATTAGTTTTTTCTTTTGGATGAAGTCCGATCAACTAAATCCAAGGGCAAACGAAAGCGTGGCCTCACCAGCCATTTCACATTAAAAACAGTCACATATGAAGTCTAAAATTTTACCCCTCGGGATAGGGGCTGGGATACTATTGTCCTTAGCTTTTTCGTCCCAGAGTGCTTCAGCCGACGCACCAGGGAATTCGCCATTCCAAGTTGTGCAACAGCAGAGCCGTAAAGTTTCCGGCACTATCAAAGATTCTAAGGGTGAGGGATTGCCTGGAGTGTCCGTACGCCTTAAGAGCGATTCGAGTGTAGGGACTATTACAGATATATCGGGCGCGTTCCAACTTCAGGTTCCGTCGTCTGAGACTGTACTCTTAGTTTCTTCGGTGGGTTATAAAGCCCAAGAAGTCAATCTGGCCGGGCGTAGCGTAATCGACATCTCATTGGACGAGAACGTCACCGAGCTGGAAGAGCTGGTAGTGATCGGTTATGGAGAGCAGAAGAAGAGTGATTTGACGGGAGCGGTGACTTCTGTTAAAGGAGCGAAAGTTAATAAGATTGCAGCCACAAATGTAACGGAGATGTTACAGGGTAATATTTCCGGGGCAAGGATCTCTTTATCCTCGGGAGCTCCGGGAGCAAGCCCTCAGATTCAGGTTCGTGGAACGGGATCATTTGGAGGCGGAAGCCCGTTGTACATTATAGACGGAGTACAAGGTAGTCCCGAAGATCTTAACCCTGATGATATTGCCTCATTTGAGATCTTGAAAGATGCGGCCTCAGCGGCTATTTACGGTACGCAAGGTGCTGACGGTGTTATCCTTATTACGACTAAGTCTGGGACGAGAGCCGAAAAACTGAAGATCGATGTTAACACGTTCTCAGCCGTTTCGGAGGATATTGATCAATTGAGTTTGGTTAGCGGGCGTCAGTGGAGAGAGGTTCAGAGACTAGCATATGAAAATGATGCCAGAGACACCCCGGCTTCTGCGGAAGCAATGCCTGACTATATAGCTGATAACAATTTTGACTACAGCAAATTCGCTAATACTGATTGGCAGGATGCGCTTACTCAGAAAGGCCATGTCAAAAGTGTTAGTGTAGGCGTGAGTGGCGGCGGAAAGATGTCTAACTACAGAGCCTCGGTTCAGTACCAGGACATTAAGGGGGTCATGTTGGATACTGATCAGAAGAAATACAACTTCCGTTTGCGAGGCTCCTTCGGCTCAGACAAACTGAGGTTTACTCCGACAGTCTCGTATACTTTCCGTAAAGGAAATCAGGAAACATACCGTTACGGCGAGGCGCGGAAACTGTCACCATTAATGCCTATTTACGATGATAGTCGCCCAAGTGGATACGGGTTCATGGATAGCGAGTCGGGTTATAATGATTTTGTGGCACTTTCAAATGTTGTCGGGGAAGCCGAACTAAAAAAGAATCAGTATGAGGACCATAAGGTAGTAACCAACATCGGTATGGTTTACAACCCGATCAAGGACTTGACTATATCGTCTAATTTTGGTGTTGAAAACAGGATTACTTTCTGGAAACAGTACGCTCCCCAATATCAACTTGGAAAGCAAGAAAGGAACTTGTTTGCCTATCTGACAGAGAAGGCTCAGTATGAAAGAAATATTAACGCTGATGCGTTTGTGACCTACAAAAAAAGCTTTGGGGATCATAACCTTAAGCTTATGGCGGGTGCTACTTATTTTGATCGCTACCGTAGGGCTATAAATGTGCATGCTCAAGGTAAAAACTCTGAGGATGAGCCGGCTGGATTTGTTGATCCTCTCTTTCAGCTTTTACAGCCAACGCTAAGTTCAGCGGGTAGTGACGCTACGTATTCCGCCAGCGGAGGATATGATAAATTAGTACGGGTTGGTTTGATTAGCCGTTTTAATTACGATTATAAAGGTCGCTACTTGCTTCAGGCTACGATAAGAAGAGATGCGTCTTCTAAATTCGGACGTGACACTCGCTGGGGTAATTTCCCTTCTGTCTCCGCAGGATGGAAAATCAGCGAGGAAGAATTTTTCCAGCCAGCATCTAAGTACTTGAACTTCTTGAAACTTAGAGCCAGTTATGGTTTGTTGGGACGTGAAAAGACACTCGGTCTTTACACCAAGCAAGCTCTTGTTTATTCGGGATATAGCCATCCATTTGGAACGGGTGAAGTGGTTTCTTCAGGATCATTTACTTTCGATTTGGAAAACCTCGAGTATCGTTGGGAGAAGTCAATCTCAAAGAATATCGGTATCGACTTTGAGTCGCTTGAAGGCCAACTCTATGGCGAGATCAACTACTATAACAATGATACGGAAGATTTGCTTGCCCGTCGTGGGGTTCCCAGCTCAGCGGGTATTAACGATCCTATTGTGAATGTAGCCTCCTTGACTAATAAAGGTTGGGAATTTGAATTGGGTTATCGCAAAACGGCAGGCGATTTTACTTTTGACGTGAAAGGAAACCTGTCTTTCAATAGAAGTGAAATAACGAAGCTTACCAAAGATGATGAACAGATGTTCTTCTCGACAGGAACAGTGACTGAGTCTGGTTATTCGATTGGACATTTCTACTTGATACAAGCTGATGGTATTTTCCAAAACCAGCAAGAGATTGATAACCATAAAGCAACCTTGGAGGGTGGCCAAGAGAAAGTGATCCAGCCACTCGCCAAGCCTGGTGATGTTCGTTTCGTCGATAAGAATAATGATGGGATTATCAATGCGGATGACCGCGAATACCTTGGTCGTTCGGAGCCTGGTTTTGTATATGGTTTATCAGCTGAGGTCGGGTACAAAGGATTTGACCTTTCGGTGTTGTTTTATGGCGAAGAAGACCGTCAACTTATCAATTTTGACCGTCAGGGATTGGAAAAATCTACTCCCGACAGGAACTATTCTACAGACCTTTTGGACGCTTGGAGTCCAAGCAATACGGGGTCGAGCGTTCCGCGTCTTACCAAAATTGATCTTAACAACAATAACAGACTTTCCTCTCGCTGGCTTGAAGACGCTTCGTTCCTGCGTGTGAAAAATATTCGTTTAGGTTATTCAGTGCCTAAGTCTGTACTTAACAAGGTTAATGTTCAGAAGCTAAGGGTTTATGTAAGTGGCGAGAACCTATTTACATTCACTGACTTTACAGGGGTTGACCCAGAGGCTCCAATTGGCCTTGATCAGGTTGGAGGTAGTGGCTATCGCTACCCTGTTGTTAAAAAAGCCGTTATCGGTTTGCAGTTGACATTCTAAAAGCGGAGAAAACATGATTGGAAATAAATTCAAAAAATATATCCTGGCGCTAATAGCCATGTCAGGGATTGCTTTTAGCTCTTGCGAGGATTTGTTGGAGCAGACAAGCCCAGATACACTCACGACAGACAACTATTGGAGAACGCCTGATGATGTCAGACGGTTTGCCGTAGCCGTATATGATCAGCTTAGCTATTTTACTTGGAAGTTTGGCGAGGTGGAATTCGTGTGTGAGAACCTTAGAGGCGATGACCTTGTGGCCGCTCCTGGAGCTACTCAATATGGGTACTTGGGGCGTGTGGTCAACTTTACCAATAACGATGAGTGGAGCCCGAGAAACATCTGGTATAAAAATTATAACATGATCCATTTGTCAAATCAGGCATTGGCAAATATGGGGAGGGTTTCAGGGCTTTCTGATGCCGATAAGGCGAAATTTGAAGCAGAGTTTCGTTTTCTTAAAGCTTACGCTCATTTCGATATCTGGAAAAATTTTCATGGAGTCATTATCAGGGACGAAGTGGTGAGTAACGGAGAGCAGATTGATAAGGCCTTGGCTACAGAAGCTGAAATTGACGAATACTTCGTAAGGGAATTCACCGCCGCCGCAAATGGCTTGCCTGCAAAGTGGGATGACAACAATTATGGAAGAGCTACCTCAGGTGCTGCTTGGGCCTATCTTGGAAAGTTCCACCTCTATCGTAAACAATGGGCTGAAGCTACAGCGGCTTTTGCTAAAGTGACGGGCTATGGTCTGGAAGACAATTTTAGGAGCTTGTTTAATGGTACGAATGAGCAGAATAAAGAGTCGATTTTTGTATCGAAGTTCTCAATAGATGCAAATACAAGTCAGCATTCAAACTTGGGCCTAGCTTTGGTTCCAGGGGAAAAGAATGGTTGGAATCTAGTGAGAGTGTCAGAGTTTGCGACCAATAGTTATGAGGCAAATGATATCAGAAAAGATGCGTCGGTCTTGTTAGATGGAGGTACTTTGGAGGGTGAGACGGTTGACTTCGATGATGAAAATATGAGAATGCTTGCTAAGTATGTCGAGAGTATGGATATCGTCAACACAGGTAAGAGTGGGACTGATTATATCTTGATGCGTTATGCGGATGTTCTTTTGATGAATGCGGAAGCGTTGAATGAGCAAAATCAGACAGGTCCGGCTTTGGCGGCCCTTAACCAAGTTCGTTCACGAGCTGGTCTTGGTAACTTCAGCGGGGCTCAGGCCGAAATAAGAACTGAGATTAAGAAACAGCGTATGCTGGAGCTCCTTGGGGAAGGTCATCGTTTCTATGATCTTGTACGTTGGGGAAATCCTAAACAAGCGTTGTCTGTAGAGGGAGGTCACCCTGGTGCAGTAAATTTTGAAGAAGGAAAGCATAATTACTTCCCAATACCTGCGGTAGAGTATGATGAAAACAATTTGGTTGATCCAACTCCCAAATTCTAAAAACCCTTGACATCTCGAAAGCCTGGCGGTAACTTTATACGGTCAGGCTTTCTTTTTTGTTGGCGACGGTTTTTTCGCCTTCCGAAACGGGTACGCCGACTTGTTACAGCTTTTTCACTACAAAACAGTTCTCATGTTACGTTGCAAATACTTGCTGTTGCTTGCGTTGGTCAGTTGCTTTGCCTGCGGACCTAACCGCGAGCCACACGACTGGGAAGACCCTTCGGTTATCCAGGTCAATAAACTCCCGGCCCGGGCGACGTTTTTCTCGTTCGAGTCTGAGGAACTTGCGGTGGGCGCCGAGCCTTCAAAATCGAAATATTACCGTTCGCTTAACGGAACCTGGAAATTCAACTGGGTAAGAAAGCCGGCTGATCGTCCGGTGGATTTTTATAAGGAAGGCTACGACCTGTCGCGCTGGAAAGACATCGACGTGCCGTCGAACTGGGAGCTCAAGGGCTACGGCGTTCCGCATTATCTTGATGTGGAGTACCCTTTCAAGCCCGAGCCTCCTTATATTCCCAATGACTACAATCCGGTAGGCTCTTACGTTCGTGAGTTCGAAGCGCCGGAAGGTTGGGACGGACGCCGTACCGTTATTCATTTCGGGGCGGTAAAGTCCGCTTTTTATGTTTGGCTCAACGGCGAGAAAATTGGCTATAGCCAGGGCTCAAAGCTTCCGGGGGAATTTGATATTACGGACAAGATCCGTAAAGGGAAAAACAAGCTTGCCCTGGAGGTATACCGTTGGAGCGACGGCAGTTATCTGGAAGATCAGGATTTCTGGCGTGTCAGCGGTATCGAGCGCGATGTTTATCTGTATTCGCAACCCGCAGTTCGGGTTGATGACTTTTTCGTGACTTCCAATCTGGATGAGAATTACCGGCACGGTAAATTCAATCTCGATATCCGGATGGTAAACGCTTCGGGGTCGAAAGCCAATGGGCAGGTCGAAGCCATTTTGCTGAAAGGTTATGACGAGGTTTTTAAGCTCAAAAAAGATATCGGCGAATTCGCTTCGGGAGACACTTTGGACGTCAACTTCCAGAAATTGGTGGAAGACCCTGCGCAGTGGACAGCAGAGACCCCCGATCTGTATACGCTTTTGGTAAACGTAAAAGACGGAAAAGGAAACGTGACGGGATCGTTTACGCAAGACGTAGGTTTCCGGACTGTAGAGACCAAGGGCGGGCAGTTTTTGGTTAACGGAAAGGCCGTCTATATCCGTGGCGTAAACCGTCACGAACATGATCCTGTGAACGGTCACGTGGTCGACGAGGCTTCGATGATCGAGGACATCCGCCTGATGAAGGCTTATAATATTAACTCTGTTCGCCTGAGTCATTATCCGAACGACCCGAAATGGTACAGCCTCTGTAACCGCTACGGTTTGTACGTGATCGACGAGGCGAACGTGGAATCGCACGGTTGGCATATCGGCGACACCACTAAGACTTTGGCCAATAACCCGGATTGGGAACTTGCGCATGTGGATCGTGTGATCCGGATGGTGGAACGCGACAAAAACCAGCCGTGTATCGTCACTTGGTCTTTGGGCAACGAAGCCGGAATGGGACACAACTTCCGCCAAGGATACCTTTGGGCCAAGAACCGTGACAAAACCCGTCCGGTACAGTACGAGATGGCGCAATACACCAACTACTCCGACATCCGTGCCCCGATGTATTACACGGCGGCCAAGATGGAGCGTTATGTTCAGAAATATCAAGACAGGCCGTTGATCCTTTGCGAATACGCTCACGCCATGGGTAACAGCGTAGGTAATTTGCAGGATTATTGGGATGTTTTCGAAAAATACCCGCAGCTTCAAGGCGGTTTTATTTGGGATTGGGTAGACCAAGGACTGCTTAAGAAAAACGTACGCGGTAAGGAATATTGGGCTTACGGTGGCGACTTCAAACACGGCGAAGTGGATAACGACACCACCTTCTGCCTCAACGGCTTGGTATTGGCCGACCGTACGCCGAAACCGCATATCAACGAGGTGAAAAAGGTTTACCAACCGATAAAGGTAATTCCTGAAAACATACGCAACGGAAAGATGAAAGTGATCAACAAACACGCTTTCCGCAATCTTTCCGAATTCGCCGGCAAATATGAGCTGATGGCCGACGGAAAAATCATCCGTAAAGGCGAGCTAAAAGATATTGATTTGGCGCCGGGCGATACCGCCGATTTTAAGGTACCGGTAGTTTACGGAGCGAAGCCGGGAACGGAGTACTTCCTGAAAGTCTCGTATTTCACCAAAACGGAGCGGAACCTTGTTCCCGAAAACCACCTGGTGGCATGGGACCAATACCAGCTTCCGATTAAGTCGGGCAAAATCTATATCGACCGTGAGTCGCTTCCTGTGATCACTTATGATGATATGTCCGCCGAATTTAAAATCCAGACGGAAAACTTCAGCCTTGCGTTCAATAAAACAGACGGTAGCCTGAGCTCATATATTTACGAGAACAGGGAACTGATCCGCAGGGGCTTAAAACCGAATTTTTGGCGCGCTCCGAACGACAACGAACTCGGAAACGGAATGCCGGCTCGCACTTCCGTATGGAAAAGGGCCTCGGATTCGCTTCGTTTGATCAAGTTTGACCATGCCCGCCCGGAAAAGAATGTCGTGACCGTGGACGTGACTTATAACTGTGGCGGGATTGCGCATCAGTTCGTAAAATACACCGTCTACGGAAACGGGACTGTGGATGTTGAGACAAAGCTCGAACCGCTCAAAGATTCCCTGCCAGAAATGCCTCGTTGGGGAATGGTGATGCATCTGCGTGAGCCGTTTGACCATGTGAAATGGTTCGGTCGCGGTCCGCACGAAAGTTACCGTGACCGTAAGACCAGCGCCGAAATCGGCTTGTTCGAAGGATCCGTTTGGGACCAGTATTTCCCTTATCCGCGTCCTCAGGAATACGGCAACAAGACCGACGTTCGCTGGATGAACGTGTATAACAAAGACCGCGGAACCGGCCTGCTCGTGACCGGCGATCCTATCCTCAACGCCAACGTGCACCGTCATGATCTGAAAGCCATCGACCACCCGGGAGCGGGGCATAAAAACCGTCACAGCATCGACGTGAAACCGAAGATGTACTCTGCCCTGTATCTGGACTTTGAGCATACCGGAGTTGGCGGAGACAATAGCTGGGGAGCCAAGGCTTTGGAAAAATATACGCTTTATCCGAA
This region of Fulvitalea axinellae genomic DNA includes:
- a CDS encoding TonB-dependent receptor, which codes for MKSKILPLGIGAGILLSLAFSSQSASADAPGNSPFQVVQQQSRKVSGTIKDSKGEGLPGVSVRLKSDSSVGTITDISGAFQLQVPSSETVLLVSSVGYKAQEVNLAGRSVIDISLDENVTELEELVVIGYGEQKKSDLTGAVTSVKGAKVNKIAATNVTEMLQGNISGARISLSSGAPGASPQIQVRGTGSFGGGSPLYIIDGVQGSPEDLNPDDIASFEILKDAASAAIYGTQGADGVILITTKSGTRAEKLKIDVNTFSAVSEDIDQLSLVSGRQWREVQRLAYENDARDTPASAEAMPDYIADNNFDYSKFANTDWQDALTQKGHVKSVSVGVSGGGKMSNYRASVQYQDIKGVMLDTDQKKYNFRLRGSFGSDKLRFTPTVSYTFRKGNQETYRYGEARKLSPLMPIYDDSRPSGYGFMDSESGYNDFVALSNVVGEAELKKNQYEDHKVVTNIGMVYNPIKDLTISSNFGVENRITFWKQYAPQYQLGKQERNLFAYLTEKAQYERNINADAFVTYKKSFGDHNLKLMAGATYFDRYRRAINVHAQGKNSEDEPAGFVDPLFQLLQPTLSSAGSDATYSASGGYDKLVRVGLISRFNYDYKGRYLLQATIRRDASSKFGRDTRWGNFPSVSAGWKISEEEFFQPASKYLNFLKLRASYGLLGREKTLGLYTKQALVYSGYSHPFGTGEVVSSGSFTFDLENLEYRWEKSISKNIGIDFESLEGQLYGEINYYNNDTEDLLARRGVPSSAGINDPIVNVASLTNKGWEFELGYRKTAGDFTFDVKGNLSFNRSEITKLTKDDEQMFFSTGTVTESGYSIGHFYLIQADGIFQNQQEIDNHKATLEGGQEKVIQPLAKPGDVRFVDKNNDGIINADDREYLGRSEPGFVYGLSAEVGYKGFDLSVLFYGEEDRQLINFDRQGLEKSTPDRNYSTDLLDAWSPSNTGSSVPRLTKIDLNNNNRLSSRWLEDASFLRVKNIRLGYSVPKSVLNKVNVQKLRVYVSGENLFTFTDFTGVDPEAPIGLDQVGGSGYRYPVVKKAVIGLQLTF
- a CDS encoding RagB/SusD family nutrient uptake outer membrane protein, encoding MIGNKFKKYILALIAMSGIAFSSCEDLLEQTSPDTLTTDNYWRTPDDVRRFAVAVYDQLSYFTWKFGEVEFVCENLRGDDLVAAPGATQYGYLGRVVNFTNNDEWSPRNIWYKNYNMIHLSNQALANMGRVSGLSDADKAKFEAEFRFLKAYAHFDIWKNFHGVIIRDEVVSNGEQIDKALATEAEIDEYFVREFTAAANGLPAKWDDNNYGRATSGAAWAYLGKFHLYRKQWAEATAAFAKVTGYGLEDNFRSLFNGTNEQNKESIFVSKFSIDANTSQHSNLGLALVPGEKNGWNLVRVSEFATNSYEANDIRKDASVLLDGGTLEGETVDFDDENMRMLAKYVESMDIVNTGKSGTDYILMRYADVLLMNAEALNEQNQTGPALAALNQVRSRAGLGNFSGAQAEIRTEIKKQRMLELLGEGHRFYDLVRWGNPKQALSVEGGHPGAVNFEEGKHNYFPIPAVEYDENNLVDPTPKF
- a CDS encoding glycoside hydrolase family 2 TIM barrel-domain containing protein, whose translation is MLRCKYLLLLALVSCFACGPNREPHDWEDPSVIQVNKLPARATFFSFESEELAVGAEPSKSKYYRSLNGTWKFNWVRKPADRPVDFYKEGYDLSRWKDIDVPSNWELKGYGVPHYLDVEYPFKPEPPYIPNDYNPVGSYVREFEAPEGWDGRRTVIHFGAVKSAFYVWLNGEKIGYSQGSKLPGEFDITDKIRKGKNKLALEVYRWSDGSYLEDQDFWRVSGIERDVYLYSQPAVRVDDFFVTSNLDENYRHGKFNLDIRMVNASGSKANGQVEAILLKGYDEVFKLKKDIGEFASGDTLDVNFQKLVEDPAQWTAETPDLYTLLVNVKDGKGNVTGSFTQDVGFRTVETKGGQFLVNGKAVYIRGVNRHEHDPVNGHVVDEASMIEDIRLMKAYNINSVRLSHYPNDPKWYSLCNRYGLYVIDEANVESHGWHIGDTTKTLANNPDWELAHVDRVIRMVERDKNQPCIVTWSLGNEAGMGHNFRQGYLWAKNRDKTRPVQYEMAQYTNYSDIRAPMYYTAAKMERYVQKYQDRPLILCEYAHAMGNSVGNLQDYWDVFEKYPQLQGGFIWDWVDQGLLKKNVRGKEYWAYGGDFKHGEVDNDTTFCLNGLVLADRTPKPHINEVKKVYQPIKVIPENIRNGKMKVINKHAFRNLSEFAGKYELMADGKIIRKGELKDIDLAPGDTADFKVPVVYGAKPGTEYFLKVSYFTKTERNLVPENHLVAWDQYQLPIKSGKIYIDRESLPVITYDDMSAEFKIQTENFSLAFNKTDGSLSSYIYENRELIRRGLKPNFWRAPNDNELGNGMPARTSVWKRASDSLRLIKFDHARPEKNVVTVDVTYNCGGIAHQFVKYTVYGNGTVDVETKLEPLKDSLPEMPRWGMVMHLREPFDHVKWFGRGPHESYRDRKTSAEIGLFEGSVWDQYFPYPRPQEYGNKTDVRWMNVYNKDRGTGLLVTGDPILNANVHRHDLKAIDHPGAGHKNRHSIDVKPKMYSALYLDFEHTGVGGDNSWGAKALEKYTLYPKRMKFQFSLSPVNVNKQNVVQLSKKRIRKSDTPT